ACTATTATCGGAGCCATCACAATTCTTGTTGGAGCAACAGGCGTATTCGCGCAATTTCAAAAATCTATAAATACTATATGGGAAGTAAAAGCAGATGAATCTAAATCCGGCATTTTAAATTTGCTCAAAGCACGCTTATTTTCATTCGGACTTATAATTGCAATTGCATTTATCCTAATAGTATCACTCGTAATTTCTGCAACCCTATCCGCTTTCGGCACCTGGATAACAAATCATTTTTCAGAATCCCTGGTCATTGTATTACAAGCCATCAATTCTATTTTATCACTTGGCATCCTTACAGTATTGTTCTCACTCATTTTTATATTTATTCCCGATGCAAAAATAAAATGGCGGCACGTATGGATTGGCTCATTCGTTACCGCACTGTTATTTGAAATAGGAAAATTCGCCTTAGGATTATATTTCGGAACAGCAGACCCCGGTTCAGGATACGGAGCAGCAGGTTCAATTATTTTAATCCTGTTATGGGTATCCTATTCATCCATGATAGTTTTTTACGGAGCAGAGTTTACCCATGCTTATGCCAATTTTTTCTCAGGCAAAGTGCCACCAACAAAAATTGCCAAAAAACAAACAGAAAAATAAGGGACAAATATGATTGTCAAGACTGCCAAAGGTTACACGGAATTGCAATTTAGCATCCTACTTTGCCCCACCCTTTTCATCCAATATTGACCCGGCATGTATTTGAACTAT
This portion of the Elusimicrobiota bacterium genome encodes:
- a CDS encoding YihY/virulence factor BrkB family protein — protein: MKKQFKNILIVSKTAFKKWWAKDPFKESAVIAYYAIFSLPGLLVVIVSLAGYFFGQEAVNGQIAAQIASTMGADTAQQIQDMIAKGTESKNHFWATIIGAITILVGATGVFAQFQKSINTIWEVKADESKSGILNLLKARLFSFGLIIAIAFILIVSLVISATLSAFGTWITNHFSESLVIVLQAINSILSLGILTVLFSLIFIFIPDAKIKWRHVWIGSFVTALLFEIGKFALGLYFGTADPGSGYGAAGSIILILLWVSYSSMIVFYGAEFTHAYANFFSGKVPPTKIAKKQTEK